The bacterium genome includes the window CGGGAATACATGACCGACGACGCCCGGCTGGTGCTGGCCGTGCTGCGCGATGCGGTGGGTTCCGGGGCCACCGTGGCAAACAGGCTTCCGGTGGTCGACGTGATCTGGAAAGGCAACCACATCGACGGGGTGGTGGCGGCGTGCGAAATGAGCGGCGACCGGGTGGAGATCCGCGCCGACGCCGTGGTGAACGCCACCGGGCCGTGGGTGGAGCGCTTGGCCCGATTAGAGGAAGAGGCCGCCACTGATCGCCTCCACCCCTCAAAAGGCATTCACATAGTCTTCGACACCGCCCGGCTGCCGGTGCGGAACCTGGTGATCATGGCAACTCCCGACAAGCGCAGCGTCTTTGTGCTGCCCCGGGGCGACACGGTTGCCATCGGCACCACCGACACCAGCTATCAGGGAAAACGGCTCCTATGGCCCGAGATCGAGCGGACCGACGTGGCGTATCTGCTGCAACCGCTCAAGCACTACTTCGATGTCGATCCGCTGGATTTCGACGACGTGGAGGCCGCCTGGTCAGGCGTACGCCCGCTAGTGGCGCAAAAGGGCAAAGAGGCCACCGAGATATCCCGCAAGGAGGAGGTTTGGGTGGGAACCGGGGGGATGATCACCATCGCGGGCGGCAAGCTCACCGGGTTTCGCACCATGGCGATGACGGTGCTCGACTACGTGGCCGAGCGGCTAGGACGATCACTGGGTCCGAGTCCGGGGCCCGACCCGATCCCCGGCGGCAACCTCTCGTCGGACCTCGATAGCCATGCAGCATCGGTAGCCACAGCCACCGGTGTCGAACGGCGGCTGGCCGAACGGCTGGTGCGGCTCTATGGAGACGAGACCCGCCAGGTGCTGGCCTTGGGCCACCAGCCCATCGTCCCTGGCGGGCGGGTGGTAGCCGGCGAGGTCGACTGGGCGGTGCGGGTCGACGGTGCGCTGACCCTGGAGGATCTGATCTATCGCCGGACCCGGGCCGCCTGGTACACGCCCTCCGAACGAGACGACCTTGTCGCCCCGGCAGCCTCGCTGATGGGCGATCTGCTGGGATGGGACAAGGCCCGCACCACCGCAGAAGTCGACGCTGTTCGAGCTCGCTACGCCAGCGAACTCGAATTCAAGTCGGACGCCTGATGGCGCTGATTGACGAACTTGCCAGCCTGCTGGGCGACGATCTCCTCCTCGACGACGAAGCCCGCCACAGCAGAGCCCGCGACACCTGGCCTCGCTCCGAGTTCGACCAGTGGCAAGGCCAGTTGGTATTGCC containing:
- a CDS encoding glycerol-3-phosphate dehydrogenase/oxidase, giving the protein MIIGGGITGAGVARDAARRGLRVALVEKDDFAAGTSSRSSKLIHGGLRYLAMGEVGLVRETARERQAVHQMAPHLAEPCWMVVPAHNRASLMKFRAGITTYEKLGAVDDADRNLSWDRDALAEQEPCIRRDEYPWACAYREYMTDDARLVLAVLRDAVGSGATVANRLPVVDVIWKGNHIDGVVAACEMSGDRVEIRADAVVNATGPWVERLARLEEEAATDRLHPSKGIHIVFDTARLPVRNLVIMATPDKRSVFVLPRGDTVAIGTTDTSYQGKRLLWPEIERTDVAYLLQPLKHYFDVDPLDFDDVEAAWSGVRPLVAQKGKEATEISRKEEVWVGTGGMITIAGGKLTGFRTMAMTVLDYVAERLGRSLGPSPGPDPIPGGNLSSDLDSHAASVATATGVERRLAERLVRLYGDETRQVLALGHQPIVPGGRVVAGEVDWAVRVDGALTLEDLIYRRTRAAWYTPSERDDLVAPAASLMGDLLGWDKARTTAEVDAVRARYASELEFKSDA